Part of the Zingiber officinale cultivar Zhangliang chromosome 6A, Zo_v1.1, whole genome shotgun sequence genome, AGGGATATGTTAGCTGTCCTTTTTTCTTGATTTTGACTGTCATGTCATTTTTGATTTTGATCTTTACATCATCTAGGGGTCCGCATTTAACACCCTATACCACCCTCCATAATTTACCCCTTTCAAAAAGTATAAGGTCATTTTAGAGAGGTCGCTAAGGTGATAGCTTCACCATTTACTTCCATAAATCACAAAAGTTTAAaccttagattaaaaaaaaaatctcattttgTGCCGTAAGATAGTACAACGATAATAGAAAGAGATGGTGGCCACTTAAAAGAAGGTTTTCAATAGCACACAAATTAAATTTTATGAACGAGCAGGGGCGGAGCTAGGATATTGGTTGAGTGTAGgcaataatataatatatttaataaagcaaaataaaattaaaattttataattgtaaaattatgcatgatatggtATAAAATCAAAGATCAACAGAGACTAAGCAATATATATATTGAGTGTGTCTCATTGGAAAGAACTAGAGAAAAGAATAGTTAATCATGTTTCGTTATATAATAGAACAGAACATGATACATAGAAGCTGATATAATAATTAAACCCCAAATGACAAAATGAAAACTAACCCGATGAACTTGTCCAACCGGATTAGCCTCCCTAATATAAAAAAAGCTATCTATTCCACCATCTTCAAATAGATTCTTGGCTATGAGATGCACTAAAAAATTCTTcataattttcaaatatcaaGACAGCATCATCCACATTGAAATCTGCATAGAAATAGCTGCAAATGAATCAGACAAATTAACACTTGCTATCAAAATTCAAAATGGAAAGCTAAAATTTATAGTGATAACTTAACATATTCAGCATTAGTAGAACtacatgattttttaaagaatatatTTACTAActacatgattttttaaataatatattaatttcAAAGGAGGGTTGTAAAGATTTTAAGTCAAGAAATTAATTCTTTTTGTTAACAAAGCATGCACTATAAAATCAAATATGACAACATAATTACCTTACAATTGTTCTTTTCGAGTCTTCATATTTTGAAACTTTTGTATAATAGCTTCATTATCAACCTTTAGAAATATATCTTTCTCTACATAGACAATAAGACTATCATTCATCCAATCATCACTCATTCGATTGCGCAACCTGTCTTTCACAATTCTCATGGCAGAAAACACTCTCTCTACCGTCGCAGTCGCAACCGGTAAAATTAATGCTAATGTCAAAAGCTTAAAAACCAATGGATACACCATATTTTTCTTTGACATAACTAACTTCTCTGAAAGATCACCGAGGCCTTTCAATCCTTGAAATGTTTTGTTAGAACGCATATCACATATATATGTTTCAAGTTGATCATCAAGTACGAGAAGATCAAATCTTGAGAAATCTTGTGGATAAAACTCAGCCAATTGCAACAATTTTTTCTTGTCAAAAGCCAAAAAAGAGTTTTGTGGACACAAACAAGCTACACAAAGAAGTAACTCTGTACTTGCCTCGGAGAAACGATCATTTAATTCTTGAAGTTGCATATCAATAACACCATAGAATAAATCAACTCGATAGTGATGTAAATTTGTTACTTCTAGTGGATTACGATGGGGACGACCACGTGGTGCCCAACGTGTGAACATATCATCCATTTTGAGACAATCAATGTAATGTTGTTGACAAAAATAGTGAACCTTTTCTAAAAATGAATCCCAACCATCTTCTCTCATATTTTGGAGTCGGTGTTTGCATACTTGTACCAAATCCATTGCATTTACAATATCTTGATCTTTCTTTTGTAATGCTGTCGACAATTCACTCGAAATCCCTAAGACATGTTTCATCAAGTGTAGATTAAATGCAAAATCAAATGAAAGTATCGATTCCAATAAATTAAATGCCTCAGTTTTTTGATCAGGAGAACTAGAATCATCTTCTGAAATCACTTCAAGCACATCAATGATAGCAGAGAACATAGAAATCAAACTGATCAAAGAATTGTAATGTGACCCCCAACGTGTATCCCCAGCACGTTGAAGGGTAGTTTCTTGATTAAGTCCTCGACCACTTGAAATTTCACCACTCTCCAATGCCTCAACAATAAAATCTGAATGTTTCTCCTTAAGAAGATCAGAACGTTTGCAGGATGATCCAACAACATTTACCACATCACCAACAATACGAAAGAAATTAGAAATCGGAAGATTTTTCTTGGCCACAGCTATAAGAGCTAGTTGAAGCTGATGGGCAAAACAATGTATATAAAATGCACATGGGTTCTCCTTTAAAATGAGTGCTTTTAGACCATTAAATTTACCTTGCATATTACTTGCTCCATCAAAACCTTGTCCTCTCACATTAGCTATACTCAAATTATATTTAGAGAACATCTTATCAATAGCAGCTTTAAGTGAGAGTGCTGTAGTACTAGTAACATGTTCAATTCCAATAAAACGCTCATTTACATGCCCACTACTATCCACATAGCGCAAAACAACTGACATTTGCTCCTTCATTGACACATCACGAGATTCATCAACTAAAATAGAGAATAATGAATTACCAATATCTTTGATAATAACATTAATTGTTTCAGTTGCACAAGCCCTTACTATATCCTTCTGAATATCCGGTGATGTTAACTTGCAATTTTTTGGGACATTTTTCAATATCACATCATTAATCTCTTTATTATGAGCACCTAAAAACTCCAGTAGAATAAGAAAGTTACCTGGATTAAGAGAACCTTCAGTCTCATCATGACCTCGAAATGAATTCCCTTGTCGCAACAAAACTCTGATACAATCAATCGAAGCATTGAGACGGATACGATAATCATTTCGCATTTGCTTTGACTGTTTGTGCAAAATTGATTGAATGTGCTCATCTTGATTCatcaaagcttcacaattcatTCGAGCTTTATGATGTTCACTATCATGTTGGCCAACATGAATATATAATCTATCTTTACCCTTCCAATTTGTGAATCCTTCGCTAACAAAAGTCTCTCCTCCTGCTTGTTTTCCTTTAGTTGTCTTGAAGAGATAACAATACAAACAATACGCCGCATCTTTTTCTATACTATATTCCAACCAATCACCAAATTTCTTAAACCATGAAGGATTAAACCGTCTAAATTGGCTTACTCCAAATTTTCGTTTTGGGAATTCATAACTTGAAGGTTGACATGGGCCCTTTTGCAAATATCtccttcgaacttgatccctaATGTTAGCATTATAAGAACAAATTGGAATCCTTAGTCCAGGATCTGCCGGTAATtgtgaaaaatcaaattctccaACTGTAACATCTCCAATATTTTGTTCTTCTGGTTCTggagtttttcttttaaaaaatctatgcATTGTAGACATAGTGATTtcctaatataaaaaaattaaaaaatgaattaACAATCCAAACTATAACATTAGTAGCTCTTAATTTTGTAAGCATATGGTAGAAAACAAAATAATATACAAATAACTAATATTAGTTGTGGAAACAGACTTAGAATTTAGTTTTCTATTAGTATGACAACTCCAGCAGAAAGGCTAAGATTTAAGCACATTGACATGGAATGGATTCAGATAAATCAACATCAAATGCGTATAAAGAGCGCAGAGCGCAGCCTTGATGTTTCCAAGTCCAATaaacatgaaaaataaaacaaaaaatgcATAGAaacattgaacaaatatattcatATATTAGCTAGCAGATTAGCACATCGTCAATTAAGAAATTTATCAACTCATTTCATTCTTGATTCAAGTTTAAGTTACACTGCCGTCTGAAGTAGTAATGAAGACAACCTCTTGGGAGAAGGGGAAGTGTCTCTGGCTATCTCCATAAAACCAGAACTATTGTTAGAAACCTGCAACTGATGGTAATCCTAAGTTCCTAACTATCCTATGAACAAGGCAAATCGAGCTCAAGGCAAATGGTAGCAAATACAATTGTCTAAGTAGTGTTTCTACTCTTTGAAACTGACTTGAGTGTTTTAGTGACAAGCTCAAATCTTGTATAGTTGAGCATAGATATCATCTTGTTACCAGAAAGAAACTTGACAATTAGTCATCTGACTCATCTCTATAAAATTCAAGCTGAGGCCTAATATTCTTTAAGGAACAATGTTAATGGGTAATGGCCAAAAAACGTTGTCAAAATACAAGCTAAGTTAAGCACTTTAATGGGTAATGACCTTGACCTCAATAAAGCATCATTTCTCTTGAAAGTATACATGACTAACATTGGTTTGGAATGTATACTGGACACCAGTTCTTTGTTATCATGAGCATGAAAATGCAATTCTATAATTTTGATATAACAACAATAGAGTAAGAGCGCCTTTAAACTCAAAATTGAACATTATTTATTTTCCAATATTCTTGCCAAGAGTGTGGTTCAATGTACTGCAATGTGAGTTGCGTATAAACTGATAACTTATTCACTTGAATTGGAATATCCAAGCTTGAATTATCACTTATTGTTGTCTGCCTCATGTTAGAGGTGATTCGTCATTCAAGTTAACTGTGATTGTGTAAGATAAGCTGActacacttttttttttctcatcaagaATGTTCTTGGAAACTGGAGTTCCAAGCTATTTGCAGTAGCCTTACTGGCATCTGGTCAGAGTTCTACTATAACAGGAACATATGCTGGACAATATGTCATGCAGGTGAGAATTTAGAACTTAGAAGTGCATCGCTGATTTTTTTGTTCAGAATAGCTAaacaggaaaaaaaatatttagggtTAAGGATTACCTTAAGCTTCTTAGTTTGCCATGGAGTGCGACGCCAAGGGACTAAGGGAGGAAGATGAAGTCGAAGAGGAGGCGGTGGCCGGTGAGGAAGGACTGACTACTGATGGGGATTTCGGCTGTTCGGCGTGACCGCGTGAGAAGAGGGAAAGAGAGCGATTAGTTTAGTTAGGGGTTGATTTAGggaaaaaaatcttaataatatatatatatatatatatatatatatatatatatatatatatatatatatttttttttttttttttttgttcgggCCCAGTGTGGGCAACTGCCCACACTGGGCCCATGTAAGCTCCGCCCATGTGAACGAGTTTTGGACGAGGAGGACTTGGATAGCAAAGAAAGTCTAAAGATGCAAAAATATATGTGGTCCAAACTCACAAAACTACGTTATGGATCCATACAAGATGAGATTGTGAAAGATGATACAAGACAAGATGATATTTTATTCGCATCTTCATTCTACCCTTTCGATAATGAAGAAATAAGCTATATTGTGAATCTTTCTCCTACTCCTTGGACGACGAAGAAATGGATCttcaagatgatgaagttgagcaTCATGCATTTAAATTTGAAGAAGAAAAAGCTAAGGGAAAAAAAAAGACTTCACAACCATATATCCATCAAGTACATGAGCACTAATTTACTTACGACACATGATGTAATGAATCCAATGAACATGATAATGATCACTAGAATAGAAATTATGAGCAAACATGACTAAACCATGATAGTCCATAAAAGGAAGTATCTACActaatgaaaaatatatttatttaggtTTTAATTTTGAGTATAAATTTAAGAAAGTGATTACTAGGATGTCTTTTGTCTCTTTACCCTTTATTTGGATGGGGTGAGGAAAGATTCATTAACAAAAGGGGaaggaagagaaaataaaatatttatcttctCCTTAGGAGGGAAGAAAAGTTTATTGACATAACATGTATTACTTTATTTGAGAGTAAACAAAAGGGAATGAATATTAAAtggataaaattataaaaatatcttatttttttaaaattagatattaaaaaaatataaattagatattttaatAACAAAATTAGTTCTTATATATTATCAGTTAAATTAgttgtttttttaataaaaattaatcctTTTATACTAATAAtagaattataaaaataatgaattaccaatcataaaataataaaatgaaaactaataatttaaaaaatctcaAATAAAAAAGTGAAAGATAGGCTGATAATGAGAATTCTCCTGTTCTTATAAAACTtattaaagtttaaaaaaaaaataaaaaataaaaaaatttagttcATTGTGAcggtaaaaataatttcttccTATACTTATCGAATCCCCTCCTCCGACTATCCCATGGCAAGCGAGCTGTGAAGAAGGTAAGAGAATTGGATTCGGCAGCACAACAACTGTTAGAAATTAGAAAATTTCTTAAATTATTAAGAATAAggataaaattgaaataaaaaatcttttattttacCTTGCATTTCTTACACCCCAATTAAGAAAATCTCTCTGTTCAtagataaagaaaattaaaacttatcctTTCTTAGCTTTCCTTTCCTTCCCTCACTCCTTCCAAATAAAAGTAAAATTTCCCTTCTCCCTTATTTTCCCTTCCTTCCctttccctcacctcctcccaacaCAGACAACTAAAATAATTAACAAAAAtaaacttgtaataata contains:
- the LOC121995323 gene encoding zinc finger MYM-type protein 1-like; the encoded protein is MHRFFKRKTPEPEEQNIGDVTVGEFDFSQLPADPGLRIPICSYNANIRDQVRRRYLQKGPCQPSSYEFPKRKFGVSQFRRFNPSWFKKFGDWLEYSIEKDAAYCLYCYLFKTTKGKQAGGETFVSEGFTNWKGKDRLYIHVGQHDSEHHKARMNCEALMNQDEHIQSILHKQSKQMRNDYRIRLNASIDCIRVLLRQGNSFRGHDETEGSLNPGNFLILLEFLGAHNKEINDVILKNVPKNCKLTSPDIQKDIVRACATETINVIIKDIGNSLFSILVDESRDVSMKEQMSVVLRYVDSSGHVNERFIGIEHVTSTTALSLKAAIDKMFSKYNLSIANVRGQGFDGASNMQGKFNGLKALILKENPCAFYIHCFAHQLQLALIAVAKKNLPISNFFRIVGDVVNVVGSSCKRSDLLKEKHSDFIVEALESGEISSGRGLNQETTLQRAGDTRWGSHYNSLISLISMFSAIIDVLEVISEDDSSSPDQKTEAFNLLESILSFDFAFNLHLMKHVLGISSELSTALQKKDQDIVNAMDLVQVCKHRLQNMREDGWDSFLEKVHYFCQQHYIDCLKMDDMFTRWAPRGRPHRNPLEVTNLHHYRVDLFYGVIDMQLQELNDRFSEASTELLLCVACLCPQNSFLAFDKKKLLQLAEFYPQDFSRFDLLVLDDQLETYICDMRSNKTFQGLKGLGDLSEKLVMSKKNMVYPLVFKLLTLALILPVATATVERVFSAMRIVKDRLRNRMSDDWMNDSLIVYVEKDIFLKVDNEAIIQKFQNMKTRKEQL